A DNA window from Schistocerca gregaria isolate iqSchGreg1 chromosome 2, iqSchGreg1.2, whole genome shotgun sequence contains the following coding sequences:
- the LOC126327089 gene encoding uncharacterized protein LOC126327089, with amino-acid sequence MASKLFIFLAVCVAVQSTAAAPSPGISDWFTQVGKILEGFYNVKKNMAQHAIEGAEKTWQGMVDVAQQEAQEVASWIQNAYNSSTTAWTSIQGKLQDATQKAVSSAQQALISAGQQISQEASQMVQEAAANLQSAVSSIPSKTQEAFQTAMQFVERGEAALEQLQQAKANTASAVIQNITKSLQQGLQNVRSLLSKASAEVNKSTS; translated from the exons AGCACCGCTGCAGCTCCCTCCCCTGGCATCAGCGACTGGTTCACCCAGGTGGGAAAAATCTTAGAGGGCTTCTACAATGTCAAGAAGAACATGGCGCAGCACGCCATAGAGGGGGCTGAGAAGACGTGGCAGGGAATGGTGGACGTCGCACAGCAGGAGGCGCAGGAGGTCGCCTCGTGGATACAGAACGCCTACAACTCTTCCACCACTGCCTGGACCAGCATTCAA GGGAAACTTCAGGATGCCACCCAGAAGGCAGTGTCGTCCGCACAG CAAGCACTGATCTCAGCCGGGCAGCAGATCTCGCAAGAGGCGTCCCAGATGGTGCAGGAAGCGGCCGCCAACCTGCAGAGCGCGGTGAGCTCCATCCCCAGTAAGACCCAGGAGGCCTTCCAGACAGCCATGCAGTTCGTGGAGCGTGGAGAAGCAGCCCTGGAGCAGCTCCAGCAAGCCAAGGCCAACACCGCCAGCGCCGTCATCCAGAACATCACAAAGTCCCTCCAGCAG GGCCTCCAGAACGTCAGGTCTCTGCTCAGTAAGGCGTCCGCCGAAGTCAACAAGAGCACCAGCTAA